In the Thermanaerothrix sp. genome, GGTCCTCCGGCCTGTCGGCGGCGCCTTCTGGACCTGGTCTGCGCCATATGCTGCCCCGACTACGCCAAGGCCCTTCACCGGTACGGCAGGGCGCTGCGCCAGAGGATCGCCTCCCTTAGGTCCGGAAGGCACGAGGCCTACACCTTAAGGCTCATGGCGGCGGAGGGGGCGGTCATATGGGTATCCAGGCTCTCCATGGCGGGGCTTCTCACCGAGTCGGCGGTGCGCTGGGCTAAGAGGCTGGGCATCACCGTGGAGGTTGATTTTGCGTGCCAGATTGGGGTAAGCCCCTCATGGACTTATAAGTGCGGACGCCCTTCCCTTTCGCCGGAGGATGTGTTCCGGTTGATGGCTTCGGGGGTGGATGAGGAGAGGCGCTTGATGAGGCCCCCCATAGGTCCTCATCGGGACGACCTGCGCCTTACATGCCGAGGTATTGAGGCCTCCTGGGCCCTGAGCCGGGGCCAGCGCAGAAGGCTTTCCTACGCCCTGGTGATGGCCGCCGCGGAGACGGTGCTCAAGGTGACCGGGAGGTCCCCGGTGGTGGTTTTAGACGAGGTCTTCTCCGAGCTGGACCGGGATGGCAGGGTGCGGCTGTTCTTGGGGCTTGGGGAGCTTTCATGCCAGGTGCTTGCCTCCACCGCGGAGGACCTGCCTTCCCTCGGACTTGGGGAGCTTTTAGGTCCCAATTCCAGCGGGGAGTGGGCCCTGTACCGGGTGGAGGACGGAGTTGTGGCCCCCTT is a window encoding:
- the recF gene encoding DNA replication and repair protein RecF (All proteins in this family for which functions are known are DNA-binding proteins that assist the filamentation of RecA onto DNA for the initiation of recombination or recombinational repair.) — its product is MRFRSIRLYNYRNLKDQSLELSKGLNIFLGPNGAGKTNLLEAFCVCSGWGAFDRTSRVVRIGNPMGAVRCEAEGEEDLICAVKLSGRSSLRLNGERASGWDVRSRMPVLAFLPESVAMAEGPPACRRRLLDLVCAICCPDYAKALHRYGRALRQRIASLRSGRHEAYTLRLMAAEGAVIWVSRLSMAGLLTESAVRWAKRLGITVEVDFACQIGVSPSWTYKCGRPSLSPEDVFRLMASGVDEERRLMRPPIGPHRDDLRLTCRGIEASWALSRGQRRRLSYALVMAAAETVLKVTGRSPVVVLDEVFSELDRDGRVRLFLGLGELSCQVLASTAEDLPSLGLGELLGPNSSGEWALYRVEDGVVAP